One region of Acidovorax sp. T1 genomic DNA includes:
- the dnaA gene encoding chromosomal replication initiator protein DnaA: MTEESHRSPMGQPGADAGQGLWQACVEQLAQDLPEQQFNTWIKPLVAQVAEDFSKVTLLVGNRFKLDWIRAQYAGRIAALLEAIYGQPVTLELALAQREAVARTYIRPAASPAAAPSDASTHSSDEAPAGAFRTRLNPALTFETLVEGTANRMARSAAMHVAGMPGHLYNPLFIYGGVGLGKTHLVHAVGNRLLQDKPDAKVLYIHAEQFVSDVVKAYQRRTFDEFKERYHSLDLLLIDDVQFFANKDRTQEEFFNAFEALLAKKSHIVMTSDTYPKGLPNIHERLVSRFDSGLTVAIEPPELEMRVAILINKARAESTEMPEEVAFFVAKNVRSNVRELEGALRKILAYSRFNQKEISIQLAREALRDLLSIQNRQISVENIQKTVADYYKIKVADMYSKKRPASIARPRQIAMYLAKELTQKSLPEIGELFGGRDHTTVLHAVRKISGERQQLTELNQQLHVLEQTLKG; encoded by the coding sequence ATGACCGAGGAATCCCATCGCAGCCCCATGGGCCAGCCCGGCGCCGATGCCGGCCAGGGCCTCTGGCAGGCCTGCGTAGAGCAGCTCGCCCAAGACCTGCCCGAGCAGCAATTCAACACCTGGATCAAGCCCCTGGTAGCGCAAGTGGCCGAAGACTTTTCCAAGGTCACGCTGCTGGTGGGCAACCGCTTCAAGCTCGACTGGATTCGCGCCCAGTATGCGGGCCGCATCGCCGCCCTGCTGGAAGCCATCTATGGCCAGCCCGTCACGCTGGAGTTAGCGCTTGCTCAGCGGGAAGCTGTTGCTCGCACTTACATCCGGCCTGCAGCCTCCCCAGCCGCTGCCCCTTCTGACGCGTCCACCCACAGCAGCGATGAAGCCCCGGCGGGCGCCTTTCGCACCCGGCTCAATCCGGCCCTGACCTTCGAAACCCTGGTGGAAGGCACGGCCAACCGCATGGCGCGCTCGGCCGCCATGCATGTGGCGGGCATGCCGGGGCATCTGTACAACCCGTTGTTCATCTACGGCGGTGTCGGCCTGGGCAAGACCCACCTGGTGCACGCCGTGGGCAACCGCCTGCTGCAGGACAAGCCCGACGCCAAAGTTCTCTACATCCACGCCGAGCAGTTCGTGTCGGATGTGGTTAAGGCCTACCAGCGCCGCACCTTTGACGAGTTCAAGGAGCGCTACCACTCGCTCGATCTGCTGCTGATCGACGATGTGCAGTTTTTTGCCAACAAGGACCGCACGCAGGAAGAGTTCTTCAACGCGTTCGAAGCCCTGCTGGCCAAAAAGAGCCACATCGTGATGACCAGCGACACCTATCCCAAGGGACTGCCCAACATCCACGAGCGGCTGGTTTCGCGCTTTGATTCGGGCCTGACGGTGGCCATCGAGCCGCCCGAGCTCGAAATGCGCGTGGCCATCCTGATCAACAAGGCCCGCGCCGAAAGCACCGAAATGCCCGAGGAAGTGGCCTTCTTCGTGGCCAAGAACGTGCGCTCCAACGTGCGCGAGCTCGAAGGCGCGCTGCGCAAGATCCTGGCCTATTCGCGCTTCAACCAGAAAGAAATCTCCATCCAGCTGGCCCGCGAGGCGCTGCGCGATCTGCTGTCCATCCAGAACCGGCAGATTTCTGTGGAAAACATCCAGAAAACGGTGGCCGACTATTACAAGATCAAGGTCGCCGACATGTACAGCAAGAAGCGCCCGGCCAGCATTGCCCGGCCGCGCCAGATTGCCATGTACCTGGCCAAGGAGCTGACGCAAAAGAGTCTTCCGGAAATCGGCGAATTGTTTGGCGGCCGCGACCACACCACGGTGCTGCATGCGGTGCGCAAGATTTCTGGCGAGCGCCAGCAACTCACCGAACTGAACCAGCAGCTGCATGTGCTGGAGCAAACGCTCAAGGGTTGA